The DNA window GCCAATATTAACCATATTTCCACGGCAGCCGGTTTTGCCAAAGGCACCATCTATAATTATTTCTCCAGCAAACGGGCGCTGATGCTGGCCCTGATTGACGAAATTGCGGCTACCCATACTAATTTCATTATGGCCCAGGTTGAAACTGCCCCAAACCCCACTCAACGTTTGCAACGCTTCTTCAGCGCCGGTTTCACCTTTGTTGAACAACATTCCGTGCAGGCGCGGCTGGCCATTAACGTGGTCTATGGCCACGACGACGAATTCAAACAGCGTATCTATCAAGCCTACCAGCCGCTGTTCACTTTGCTGATTGAGGGCATTGTGGGCGACGGCATAACCCAGGGTGACTTCAAACATGTAGACCCGAATCTAACCGCGGCCCTGCTGATGAGCATTTACCTGGGCAGTTGTTCGTTATTGGACTCAGT is part of the Anaerolineae bacterium genome and encodes:
- a CDS encoding TetR/AcrR family transcriptional regulator, producing MPRLSTAVRDDVLTETRQQLLAAAAVEFADKGFASANINHISTAAGFAKGTIYNYFSSKRALMLALIDEIAATHTNFIMAQVETAPNPTQRLQRFFSAGFTFVEQHSVQARLAINVVYGHDDEFKQRIYQAYQPLFTLLIEGIVGDGITQGDFKHVDPNLTAALLMSIYLGSCSLLDSVGKIWFDPDQIVIFVMEGLRQPNGRYEDQE